The following is a genomic window from Acidisarcina sp..
CGTGCCGTACTCGGCACGGTGTCATTTTCTTTGCGCAGTCTTTAGCGCCGAACAGCCCAGGCCAAGCCATCGGGCTGTGGCCCTGCGTCGATCTTTCCTGTGACTTCGAGGCTCTTCAGATCAACGACCACCACATAGTCATCGGGTGTACATGCAACGAAGGCGCGCGCGCCATCTGGTTGCATAAGGATTCCGGCCGCTCCGTGCCCAATCTTCAAACGCTTCACAGTCTGCCGGCTGGCCGTATCGAGAATGATCAGATCGCTCCCACGCAGCGTCGAGAGGAATGCCAGCCTGCCGTCTGGTGTGAACTTGAGGCGATTCGCTCCCACCGCATTCGCAGACAGTGTCTGTATCACTCGCTTCGTAGCGATATCGACGATAGAGATGGTTCCGTCCAGCGCGTTCCCAACCCATAGCTCTTTGCCATCCGGAGAAACATCGAATCCCTCAGCGCCGTTGCCCACCTTCACCACCGTCTCATCCCAATCGTCTCTCGGTGGCCCCATTGGCCGTGCAGGCCCCGGCCCATTTGCTGGAGACATCCCCGGTCCCGCCGCGCGCGTGATCTTTTCGATAAAGCTCACCGTGCCCGAGCTCACGTTCGTCGTGATGATTCGCTTCCTGTCGTCGGCGACGTAGATCATGTGGGTCCGGTTCTGCCCCGTCCCCAGAATCCAATCCACCTTTCCCGTCGCAGGACTGTAGCTGCCGATTACCTTGGCCGCTTCTGCTGTGAACCAGGTCTTTCCGCCCACAAACGCCAAGCCATGAGGACCGCCAAGGAGACCGAGATCAATAGATGGGAGCGCCCTTTGTCTCACCAGATCCACCACCGCAAGCGTGTGCAGGGCTCCTCCGCCATAGTTGGAGATATATGCGGTCTTCCCGTCGGTAGATGCAACCACTTCGTGCGGATCGTCGCCTACCGAAACTCGCGTAAGCACCTTCAGATTCGCAGGATCGACGATGGAGACGGTCCGGTCCTTCTTTGACAGGACGAGCAGAGCGTCTTTGGGTGTGCTCTGTGCATGGAGGACGCTGCCTGCGAACAAAGCTGCGGCAAGCACCAGCGCTCTCGGCTTCAGGCCCGTGCAGCAAACCATAAGAAGTACCTCCTCACAGCAGCGCTGTAAAACAGGAAGAAGGAACCATTCACGCCGAAACTACAGCCACAATCAGGCGAGCGCGTTGTTCACAATCTGCTGCGCCTCATGCACGATCGTGTTCAGATGGGCCGCGTCCTTAAAGCTCTCCGCATAGATCTTGTAGATGTCTTCGGTGCCCGAAGGCCGAGCGGCAAACCAGCCACTCTCCGAGACTACTTTCAAGCCGCCGATTGGAGCATCATTCCCCGGCGCGCGTGTCAGCTTCGCCGTAATGGGCTCGCCCGCGAGTTGCGACTCGTTCACCGCATCGGGAGATAGTTTGGACAGCCTGGCCTTCTGTTCCGCATTTGCTGCCGCGTCGATGCGCGTGTAATACGGCATGCCAAACTCCGCCACCAAGGCAGAGAAATGTTCGCCCGGATCCTTGCCCGTTGTCGCGGTAATCTCGGCTGAGAGAAGCGCCAGGATGATGCCGTCCTTGTCGGTCGTCCACACCGTACCATCCCGCCGCAGGAAGCTGGCGCCAGCACTCTCTTCGCCGCCAAAGCAATACGATCCGTCAAAGAGTCCCGGCGCGAACCATTTAAAGCCCACCGGAGTCTCCGACAAACGGCGCGCAAGTTTGTGAACAACGCGATCGATCATGCTGCTGCTGACCAGGGTCTTGCCAACAAATGCATCGGCCGGCCACTGCGAACGATGCGTCAGCAAATATTGGATGGCAACGGCCAGATAGTGATTGGGATTCATCAACCCCGAGGACGGAGTGACGACTCCGTGCCGGTCTGCGTCCGGGTCATTGGCGAAGGCCACCTGGTACTGGTCCTTCAGCCCGACGAGACCGGCCATCGCATAGGGACTGGAACAATCCATACGAATCTTGCCATCGTGATCGACCGTCATGAAGGAAAATGTCGGATCGATCACCGGGTTGACCACCTTGATCGCCAATCCGTAGACCGAGTTGATCGGCTCCCAATACGGCTCGGCTGCGCCGCCCAGCGGATCCACTCCCAGCTTCAGCCCGGCGGCGCGGATCGCATCCATGTCGATGACGTTCTTCAGGTCCTGGACATACGGCATGACAAAGTCTTCCTGATGCGTCGTCGCCGCCTTGATCGCGGTGGAATAGGGCACGCGCTTCACGTCCACGTTCTTCGCGCGCAGCAGTTCGTTCGCGCGATCCTCAACCCATTTGGTTACGTCGGTGTCGGCCGGGCCACCATTGGTAGGGTTGTATTTGAAGCCACCATCCTCGGGCGGATTGTGCGACGGCGTGATGACAATACCATCCGCAAGATGCTTGTCGCGCCTGCGATTGTAGACAAGAATGGCGTGGGAAATCACCGGCGTTGGAGTCACACCATCGTTCTGCTGAATCACCGTCTCGACTTGATTGGCCGCGAGAACTTCGAGCGCCGTGCGCTGCGCCGGAGCAGAGAGGGCATGCGTATCCTTGCCCATATAGAGCGGGCCATCGGTTCCCTGCTTTCGCCGGTAGTCGCAAATCGCCTGCGTAATCGCGAGGATATGCGCCTCAGTAAATGTGCCGCGTAACGGAGAGCCGCGGTGGCCGCTGGTTCCAAAGCTCACCATCTGCGCCGGATTGCCAAGGTCTGGCTGATGCTCCAGGTATTCCCGTTCCAGTTGCGCTACATCGATCAACATTGACTTGGGAGCAGGTTTTCCTGCTAAGGGAGAGATACCAGGCTGTGTCTTTGCGTCAGTCGCCATTCCATGCTCCTCGATGCGTGCAGGCAAAATAGCTGGGGGGCCGGCACTATGCCATACGGAGAGATGCCATTGCAGACATCCCGGTTTTGTCCCCTTCGATCAATGGGCGAAAGTCGATTGTATCAAGCGCTCAAGTGCCGCGTGTCATTCCACAATTGCACTACAGGATGATCGAGATCGCGCTCATAAGTTAGAGTGCTTACGCTTGCCGTGTTCAGCAAAAAATATCTGCCGCCAGCGGGTTCAAGCCCCAGCCAGCGGGCAACAAACACGCGCAGAAAATGCCCACTGGAAAACACCAGAACATTTCCCTCGATGGCACGGACGCGCGCCAGAACTCGATCCGCCCGGGCGCCTACCTCTGCGGGCGATTCCCCTCCGGGACAACCGTCCCGAAAGATCTCCCAGCCAGGCCGCTTTGCTTGAATCTCAACGCTGCGCAGACCCTCGTACTCCCCATAATTCCATTCCACCAGGTCGGGATCTACGTATGCGACGTCACCAAATCCGGCAAGCTTACAGGTGGTGGATGCCCGTTGCAAAGGACTCGTGAATACGCGCGCAAAGGAAAGTTCGTGCAACCGCGGTCCCAGGCTCACGGCTTCTCGCTGCCCCTGTTCCGTCAATGGCAAATCAGTAAGTCCTGTATGTTGGCCGGACAGACTCCAGGCCGTTTGCCCGTGTCTGGCAAGGCAAACCATCGGAAGTTCTACGCTCACCCGTCGCTCCTGTCGTTCCGAATCTCCCCTCTCAACACAGACAAGGGGCACCACGACTCATATCCATGAGTGTGTTTCTGCAATCAGCTAACTTTTGCGGTACTATTTGCTTCTCCTGCTGCCGCTCGATCGGCAAGCACCTCGGCCTGATCCTGATTCACTCTTGCAGCAGGGATTGATTTGTCTCCTGCGAGCAGACGGCGAAACATGGTGGCCTTCTCACTGCCGGTAACCAGCCACAGGATCTGTCGTGAACGATTGAGGATGGGATAGGTCAGCGTCATGCGGCGCCTGCCCATGTAGGGACCAGTCAAAGCTACATCTGCATCGGTCACGCTGAGGGCCGGGTCCCCAGGAACCAGCGAAGCTGTATGTCCATCGGGCCCCAGGCCAAGGTGCGCTATATCGAGGACCGGAGGCGCGCCAGCAATGCGCTGCAGAACCTGCTCGTATTGGCGTAGTGCGCCTTCGAGGTCTGAGGCTTCTACCGGCATGTCGTAGATCTGGTTTGGAGGAAGCGGCGCATGATCCAGCAAACTGGCGCGCAGGTGGGTCAGGTTTCGATCCGGATCACCCGCGGGCGCGATACGCTCATCGACCTGAAAGATATGGACGTCGCTCCAGGGAACCTCTTCTGCCGCAAGCGCGCGCAGCATGATCCACGGAGTTCTACCGCCGCTCACCGCCATAATGAAGCGGCCACGTGCAGCAACTGCAGCCCGGGCCGCCGCGGCAATGGTTGCCGCTGCGGCCTGAGCTACGGCATCAGCGTCAGGGAAGACTTCAGTCTTCATGGAAGGCACTCCCATCAACAAAATAATGCGTTGCGCCCGTTATCCCAGCCTTACTTAGTCGCTGGAATCGAGGGAAATGCGAGTATCGGGGGCTTTCCGCATGGATCTTCGTCGTACATCACAGGATCGTGCCATCCGCCCT
Proteins encoded in this region:
- the pgl gene encoding 6-phosphogluconolactonase is translated as MKTEVFPDADAVAQAAAATIAAAARAAVAARGRFIMAVSGGRTPWIMLRALAAEEVPWSDVHIFQVDERIAPAGDPDRNLTHLRASLLDHAPLPPNQIYDMPVEASDLEGALRQYEQVLQRIAGAPPVLDIAHLGLGPDGHTASLVPGDPALSVTDADVALTGPYMGRRRMTLTYPILNRSRQILWLVTGSEKATMFRRLLAGDKSIPAARVNQDQAEVLADRAAAGEANSTAKVS
- the pgm gene encoding phosphoglucomutase (alpha-D-glucose-1,6-bisphosphate-dependent), giving the protein MATDAKTQPGISPLAGKPAPKSMLIDVAQLEREYLEHQPDLGNPAQMVSFGTSGHRGSPLRGTFTEAHILAITQAICDYRRKQGTDGPLYMGKDTHALSAPAQRTALEVLAANQVETVIQQNDGVTPTPVISHAILVYNRRRDKHLADGIVITPSHNPPEDGGFKYNPTNGGPADTDVTKWVEDRANELLRAKNVDVKRVPYSTAIKAATTHQEDFVMPYVQDLKNVIDMDAIRAAGLKLGVDPLGGAAEPYWEPINSVYGLAIKVVNPVIDPTFSFMTVDHDGKIRMDCSSPYAMAGLVGLKDQYQVAFANDPDADRHGVVTPSSGLMNPNHYLAVAIQYLLTHRSQWPADAFVGKTLVSSSMIDRVVHKLARRLSETPVGFKWFAPGLFDGSYCFGGEESAGASFLRRDGTVWTTDKDGIILALLSAEITATTGKDPGEHFSALVAEFGMPYYTRIDAAANAEQKARLSKLSPDAVNESQLAGEPITAKLTRAPGNDAPIGGLKVVSESGWFAARPSGTEDIYKIYAESFKDAAHLNTIVHEAQQIVNNALA
- a CDS encoding histidine phosphatase family protein; translated protein: MVCLARHGQTAWSLSGQHTGLTDLPLTEQGQREAVSLGPRLHELSFARVFTSPLQRASTTCKLAGFGDVAYVDPDLVEWNYGEYEGLRSVEIQAKRPGWEIFRDGCPGGESPAEVGARADRVLARVRAIEGNVLVFSSGHFLRVFVARWLGLEPAGGRYFLLNTASVSTLTYERDLDHPVVQLWNDTRHLSA